DNA sequence from the Paenibacillus azoreducens genome:
CAATAATCCGTCTTATGTATGTATCGGCCAGAAGAGAGACTATTTTTACAGTAAGAACCATTCCATACGTTATTTTCAATGTAAATTTCTGAGTTTAATATAAAAAAGGGTGAAACAAAAAAAAGCCCCGAAATAGAAGGCTTATCATCGGGACTGTTTAGGTTTAGATATTAAATGGTTCGGAAGGTGATTTTGTCTTACTTCTTGTAAGAAAAACGTCTATCGACGTACTTTCTAGGAAGACAGACCGCATTTAGCGGATGTTTTTCTTGCGATTATAGAATTGTTCAGCTTCGCTGAAAATTTATAAATTCTATAATCTTCATAAAAAAACAAACTGTCCTTTTTCAACATAAAATGATGTTATAAAAGGTACACTCCTTCAACGGAACTCCCTCTGCCGCATCGCCTCAAACAGCATCACCGTCGAGGCCATGGCTACGTTCAGCGACTCGGCTTGTCCCTTCATCGGAATGATCAGCGCGTCATCCACCAGCTTTTGCGCTTCAGGGGATACGCCTTTGGCTTCATTGCCTACCAGCAGCCACGATGGCCCGGTAAAATCATATCCGTAGCAGGTCGACGTCGCCTGCAGGCTGGTGCTGACGATACGTACGCCGCTTTCTTTGGCCTGCGGCAGTAGCCTCAAAAGATCCCCCTCCACAACGGGCAAATGGAAAATGGAACCCATCGTGGAGCGGATCGTTTTCGGATTATAAATATCCGCCGACCCCCGGCCTATGATGACACCATCCGCGCCTGCCGCATCCGCCGAACGGATAATGGTGCCGACGTTGCCCGGGTCCTGAACTCCATCCAGAACGATGACCAGGCTGTTTTTCTTTTGCAGCAGCCCGCTTATATCCGCCGAATGCTTGCGGACAACCGCAAATACCGGCTGCGGCGTCTTCGTATCCGTGCATTTGGCAATGACGGCGGCCGAAACGCCGATCCACTCCGCGCGGCTATTCTTGTCCATCATGGACGCAAGCTCCGCAGGAACGCCCCGCTCCACGTCAAAAGCGATACATTCCAGATCCGCTCCGAAGCGAAGCGCCTCCTGCACCAGATGAATGCCTTCGATCATATACTTTTGCTGCTTGTCCCGGTGTTTTTTCTCGAGCAGCTGCGCCCATTCCTTCGCACGGGGATTTTGCGGTGATAAAATATCCATGAAAACCGTCCTTCTTCAATTCATCTAACTTAGAATCCCCTGCGGGATCATTTCGGATACGCTAGCTCCAGCTTGGTCAAATCGTTTTTTTGTCCCACGATGACCAAGATGTCTCCCTCTTCGAGATGGTCATCCGGAGAAGGGGAAATGTTCATTTTCGCGCCTTGTTTGATTGCCATGACGTTACAGCCAAAGCGGGCGCGGACGTCAAGTTCCCTAAGGTTTTTGCCCACCATTTCTTCGGAAGCTTTCATTTCGAGAATACTGTAGTCATCGGAAATTTCAATATAATCCAAAATGTTCGGAGAAACCAGATGATGGGCAACCCTCATACCCATATCCCGTTCCGGATAAATAACCTTGTCCGCTCCGATTTTGTTGAGCACTTTGCCGTGAAGTTCGTTTTGCGCCTTAACGATAATCGTCCCGACCCCGATGTCCTTAAGGATCAGCGTCGTCAGAATGCTTGACTGGATATCCTCGCCGATGGCGACAACCACCACATCGAAATTCCGGATGCCAAGCGCGCGCAGCGCCTCCTCATCCGTACAATCAGCCGAAACGGCATGCGTTACAATATTGGAAACCGCCTGGGTACGCTGCTCATTGGAGTCGATCGCAAGGACGTCGAACCCCATTTCGCTGAGCGCGTTGGCTACACTAAAACCGAATCGCCCCATACCTATGACGGCGTACTGCTTTTTCGCCATTTTTTAACCCCCCGGGTCATCAAAGTCTATCCTGATTATTATATCACAGCGCCTGAAAAACTTGAATTTTGCCAACCGTTGCGGGGAACATTATGAAGGTATTATGATATTGGATGGAGGGAAACGAATGTCGATTACACTTGACCTGCGTCAAGCGGTCATTCATAAGGTACATGACAGCAATGAAGCGGATCTCCGCTCGATGATCGAAGGTTCCGTGGATGGACCGGAACAGGCGCTGCCTGGACTCGGCGTCATTTTTGAAATGATCTGGAAGAACATAGACACCAAGCAGCAGGATAACCTGATCCATATCGCAAATGAACATTTGAAGACCATCACCCCCGGTTCCTTGACCTAAAGAGGTTGTTCAAAAAGCTTTGGAATGACAAAACCTCCGCAGTTAACCCAGTTAACGCGGAGGTTTTTTGCCGATGCTTACGGAGCTGTATCCAAAAACTGGGCGTTCGGATTTTTTTCCATCGCCGTCCGCATCGCGTATTCATTTTCAAATAAAACGACATAGTTTCCTTTTTTATCCTTAACCAGCGTGGAGTTGATCCGGAATTTGCTTGGATCGATATCCTTATCGATGATCCAGCGCGCGAATTGATAAGGCATCCGCTGCAGCTGCACGTCAACTCCGTATTCGCCTTTCATCCGGTACTCGAACACTTCAAACTGAAGCTGGCCGACAACGCCGAGAATCGTATCCTCGAAGCTGACCGTCTGGAATACCTGGATGGTACCCTCCTCCGTCAGCTGGTCAATCCCTTTTTGATACTGCTTATGCTTCAGCGCATTTTTTACAGTTACTTTGGCAAAAAGCTCCGGCGAGAAGGTCGGCAATTCATCAAACACAACTTCGCCGCCTTGATTTAGCGAGTCCCCGATCCGGAAAATGCCCGGGTCAAATAGACCGATAATATCGCCTGGGTATGCCTCTTCGACGATATCCCGGTCCTGCGCCAAAAACTGCTGCGGCTGCGAAAGCTTAATATCCTTGCCGTTGCGTACGTGTTTAACGGTCATGCCGCGTTGGAATTTGCCTGATACGATCCGCATGAATGCGATCCGGTCGCGGTGCGCCGGGTTCATGTTGGCCTGAATTTTGAAAATATAACCTGAGAATTTCTCATTTGACGGTTCAATCAATCCGGCGGTGCTGCTGCGCGGCTGCGGTTTAGGCGCAAGCTGCAGGAAGTTCTCCAAAAATGTCTGCACCCCGAAATTGTTAATGGCGCTGCCGAAGAAAACGGGTGTCAATTCGCCCTTCAGCACTTTCTCCAAGTCGAATGGGTCGCCTGCAACATCCAGCAGCTCGAGATCCTGGGCCAGCTGATCATGCAGATATTCCCCCGCCATTTCACGAATGATCGGATCGTTGTAATCTTCCACCTTTTGTACTTGGATCGTGGAATGATCATTCCCTTGGAAAAGTTCCACCTGATTTTTCATCCGGTCATACACGCCGCATAAATCGCGGCCGGAACCAATCGGCCAGTTCATAGGGACGGAACGGATGCCGAGCACCTGCTCCAGCTCCTCCATCAGCTCAAACGGGTTGCGGCCTTCACGGTCCAATTTGTTGATAAACGTAAAGATCGGGATGCCGCGTTTCGCACATACCTGGAACAGCTTGATCGTCTGTGCTTCGACGCCTTTCGCGACGTCGATCAGCATGACCGCGCTGTCGGCCGCGGTTAATGTCCGGTAAGTGTCTTCACTGAAATCCTGGTGACCCGGCGTATCCAAAATATTAATGCGATGTCCCATATAATCAAATTGCATAACGGAGGAAGTTACCGAGATCCCCCGTTGTTTTTCGATTTCCATCCAGTCACTGGTGGCATGTTTGCTTGCTTTGCGGGCTTTGACCGTACCGGCTAACCGGATGGCGCCCCCGAACAGCAGCAGCTTTTCCGTTAATGTTGTTTTACCCGCATCCGGGTGGGAAATGATAGCGAAGGTTCTTCGCTTATCGACTTCCTGCTGCAAGGCCTGATCAATCGCTTTGCTCATTTCACTATTCCCTTCGTAACTAAAGTCATGCTTATTATTGTACCACAATCCGTAAGCAAATCACCCCCATGCAGGCCTGCATGAGGATGATAAAATTTCATATATTTTATTCATTGACTTGCCATACCACGTCATCTTCGTCCTGACCGTTCACAGGCCACCAGTGGAAACCGTCTTCCGCAAGCAAACGATCCGCTTCCTCAGGCCCCCAGGAGCCTGCAGGATATGGGCGGGGCCCCTCCGGATCCTGCTTCCAAGCTTCAGCAATCCGGTCAACAAAGGACCATGCAGTCGCCACCTCGTCCCAACGCGTAAAATACGTCGAATCGCCGCGCGCTGCGTCATGCAGCAAACGTTCGTAAGCTTCCGGCGAGTTGATGCCTACCATGCAGCTTTGGCAGAAATCCATGGCCAGCGGTTCGATTTCGGACTCGGAGCCCGGCTTTTTGGCATTGATCTTGACGTAAATGCCTTCCATCGGATTAACGCGAATCACCAGCAAGTTAGGTTCCAGCTTATGCTTTTGTCCCAGGTAAACGTTATTCGGCATGCCTTTAAACTCGACTACGACTTCGGTTGTTTTGACCGGCAGGCGTTTGCCTGTCCGGATATAAAACGGCACTCCGGCCCAGCGGAAATTATCCACGAAGACCCGGGCCATAAAATACGTCTCCGTATTCGAGTTCGGGTCGACCTTGTCTTCCTCACGGTATGCAGGCAAATCTTTGCCGCGCGAGCTGCCCTGCACGTATTGTCCGCGAACGACGTTTCTCCCCACTTCTTCGGCACCCGCATACGGACGGAGCGAGCGAAGCACTTTCACTTTCTCGTCCCGGATATCTTCCGGCAGCAGGCGGCTAGGCGGTTCCATCGCGATCATCGTAAGCATTTGCAGCATATGGTTTTGTCCCATGTCACGCAATGCCCCGGCATGATCATAATACCCGCCGCGTTCTTCGACACCGACCGTTTCTCCAAGCGTTATTTGGACGTTTGCGATATGCTTATTGTTCCACAACGGCTCAAAAAACGCATTCGCAAAACGGATCACCTCGATATTCTGTACCATTTCTTTGCCGAGATAATGATCGATCCGGTAGATCTCTTCTTCTTTAAAGACCTGTCGAATCTGCTCATTCAATTCCTCGGCAGACTTTAAGTCATAACCGAATGGTTTCTCGATGACAAGGCGCTTCCATCCGGCACTATCGAGCATGCCGCCCTTTTGCAGGTTAAAAGATACGCTGCCAAACAACTCCGGCGCAAGTGCCAGATAGAAAATACGGTTGCCCGGGATATGGTAACGTTCTTCCAATACCATTGTCTGCTCGTTTAATTCTCGGAAGCCGTCCACATTGTTGATGTCCAGGGACTTATATTCAAAATGCTGGGCAAAGGATCTGAAATCCTCGTTATCCTCCGTCTTATACCGGCAAAATTCCTGAATGGAGTTGAATATGTCACTCCGGAATTCTTCCTGTGTACGCGGACGCCGCGCCACGCCGATGACGGCAAAATCCTCAGCCAATTTTCCTTCGCGGTATAAACTATAGATGGCCGGAAACAGTTTGCGTCTAGCCAGATCTCCTGTAGCACCGAAAATAAAAAATACAGCGCCTGGAGTTTGCAGCATTTCAAGATTTTGATTTTCAGCCATGGCCCTCATTCTTTCCTTATGTAGTATGGTTTATTTTTATACAGAAAAAGGAACAGATGCCCGCACTCCTACAGGCAAACAAAAAACAAAACCAACGAACTTTTCCCTAAAGAACGCCGGCTTCCAGGCGATTATAAAACCGCTTCCGCTTACACGAATGGCTTTATAGTTTCCCTCAATCTCAATTGAAAAAATGATGTTACGTCATTTTAGCATAATCTTCAAAATGATGCTATCAGTTTTCTTACAAAAATACTCAGATATTACGACCATTCTAAAGAATTTGCCGCCCGATTTCAATATTCAATCGTGATCACCGGCAACCCGATGGTTACACGGTTGCTGCCGCTCAAACTATCCTCGTGTACGGCAACCTGCATGCTAAGCCAATCCCCGCCGCTTCTGACCCGGGATGTTAATGACGGCACCTGGTAGCTGTTGCTTACCGTCGTTGCATCTTCATATGTGTCCTGGGGAGTGGCATTCAATGTATCGATAAGATTCCCCTCAATCCGGTTCATCGTATCGACTACAGATGCACTATCATTAACCATGCCCTGTAAAGACGCATTCCATTCGGCTTTAATGCCGGCGTCCCGCATTTTTTTTCCGTATTGCTCCTGCAAATCCGATAATTTGTCCCATTGCTGTGGGCTCCCCGCCTCCAGCTGCATCACTACATAACTGTGATTACGGGAAATTTCCTGCCAATTTAAGCGAATGTTGATGTCGTTTTTCTCATCGATGACCCGGTATGTCACATGCCCGTGCTCCGTTAATGCTTGTACGGGCGCAAGTTGAAGCGAGCGGCCCAGCTTGCGGGCTGCTGCTTCAGCACCCTCCGTTCCGCTTCCTTCCCAAGATCCCTGCCATTTGACAACGACTTGCAGAGGCTGATCCACCATACGATGGCCGAGGTCAAGCAGGGTGCCCAGCTCATTTTGATTCGCCTTTGCTTCGGCTGTCGTTATTTTATTCCAAAAAACGCCAAACATCAATCCCAAAACAGCCGTACCGATCACGCCAAGGCATACCCACTTTGCAACTGTTCTCATTCCCCACTCATCCCCCTAAAACTTAAACTATGAATCTACTAACAAGGATGACCGGGTTAGGAGAATTTTATACCTGCGACTTATGTGGATAAATGGGTGAATAACCATAGCACTTACGCCTATGCATGAATACATTAGTAACAAAAATAGAAGAGGGAGGATTGACCTTTTCCATGATCCCGATATACCCCCTTACAGAAGAAAACATACTCAAGCATCGCGGTAAAATGGTGCTTGCATGTACGCATGACGGCAGAACTTACGTTGGAAAATTGACGCACTGCCGCGATGGTCACATCATATTGGATGGGGACGATAGCGCCGTCCTCAATGCCAATATGAAAACATCCAAGAAACGCCCGCATGCATCTAAAATAAAAAAAGTCGCCCCTAAAGCTCAAGTGCGCGCTTTCTATCCTTATGGATACTACTACCCGCCTTATGGTTACGGATTTGGAGCCGGACTCGCTCTCAGCCTCGGTCTGCTTGCCCTGCTCTTCCTGATTTAGAAGCAGGCTTGCCCTGCATTCTAGATCTTCCTTTTACGTAAATCCCTACATGGTGCAAAAGATGAGGCTCTCACAATAGATCCGGACTTACGAGGGATCCGAAAAAAATAAAATGCACCCTACTTCAGCTTTGGCCAGGACATCTATCATGTCCCGCTTTAGAGCCAGTATGGGTGCATTTTATGTTGTTGTAGAGCTTTTAACCGACATCCTCATGAAAATAACCCCCGCCGAAATCATATTTATTAGGGAGCATTTATCGATAGGCAGATTCTTTATTCCGCAAGGCCGTTTTTATAAGCGTATATCGCAGCCTGGGTACGGTCGTCCACGCCCAGCTTGGCGAGTATGTTCGTCACATGAAACTTAACCGTCTTAATGCCGATTATCAGATCGTCGGCGATTTCCTGATTGGATTTGCCTTGGGCCAGCAGGCGCAGCACATCCATTTCCCGCTCCGTCAGTTCTTTATGCGCAGGGGCTTCCGTTTCCGCATGGCGGAAGCGGTTCATCATTTTCGAGGCCACCTGGGATTCCAGGACGGATTGCCCGCGCGCCGCAGCCCGGATCGCTTCGGCGATTTCACTGGCTCTGGACGTTTTGAGCAGGTAACTGAATGCGCCTGCTTCAATGACGGGGTACATCTTTTCGTCATCCAAATAACTGGTCAGCACAATGACTTTACAGTCCGGATAAAGTTTAAGCAGCTGCCGGGTTGCCTCAATACCGTCCATGCCTTCCATGACCAAATCCATCAGCACCACGTCAGGCTTATATTCCTCGGCTAACCGGATGCCTTCTTCGCCGCTGCCTGCCTCTCCGACGACCTCAATTCCTTCCTCGGTGCCCAGAACGGCAGCCAAACCGATTCGGACCATCTCATGATCATCTACGAGCAGTACTTTAATTTCCGGCTTTTCCATGTCATCCATGTTCCTCATCTCCTCCCTTCTCTTCATTTACGAGCGGAACCGTAATTTCGATTCGCGTTCCTTTGCCAGGGGCCGTAATAAACTGAATCGAACCGCCGATTTCATTCACCCGTTCCTGCATGTTGGAGAGACCATAGGAAGTCTGTTTTTTCTCATCGAGTTCAAAACCCTGGCCGTCATCGCGCAGCATCACCCATACAGCATCCTGCTTCTGGTGAATCCGTATTTCCATTTTATCGGCCTTGGCATGGCGCAGCGTGTTGGACATCGCTTCCTGGATAATCCGGAACAGGTGATTTTCAATCCCTTTCATCAGATGAATGCCTTCATCCATTTCAAACACGATATCCATCGGTACTTTAACCTTAAGCTCTTTAACCAGCTCTTTCAAGCCCTGCTCCAGCGGTTTGCCTTCCAGATATACCGGCCGCAGATGAAGGAGGAGCGCTCTCATCTCCGATTGGGCCACGGCGGCCATTTCCTCGATCAAAGCCACTTGACGCTGTGCTTTGTCAAAATCCTTGGCGAGCGTTCTTCCCACTGCCGTTGCTGTCATCGAAATCGCAAACAGCTGCTGCGATACCGCATCATGAAGCTCGCGTGCAAGGCGCTGCCGCTCTTCGACGATCGCAGAAACCCTCGCCTGTTCGGCAAGCTGGGCATTGTTGGTGGACAAACGTTGGAGCGAGGTAACCTGCTCCTCCCACTTTTTGCTGATCCGGCCCAACTGCTCGCCAAGCCTGCCCACCTCATCCACGCCAAGCTCGGGAACGTCACGCGACAAATTCCCTTTTTCCCAGGAAAGCAGCGTATCCCGCAGCAGCTCGAGTCTCCGTTTGGTGCGGTAACTTTGATAAAAGCCGTACATCGCACCGATCCCCGCCGGCACCAGAATCAACATCAAAACAGGACGTATCATTCTTTTCCAGGAGTCAAATGGAGCCAAATAACCATATGTATACAACACATAAAAAATAACAAGCATCAAAACAAACGAAAGAAGGGCTCCCTCGCCCATGCTTCGGGAGACCATATTGGCTTGCTTTTTTGATTTCACTTGCGGGGAACCCCCTTCTTACTATGTTATGTTAATATCCAGATCTCCAACGAGATAGGATACGACAAACTTCACCTTCTGCTCGCATTCGTCATAGTTTGGCGATTTCCAGTTCAGCCGGTTCATCATGCCATTATCCCGGTTTCCCCGGAACTCAATGGAACCAAACAGAACAAAAGCTTCGATCTCAACGCCGTAATACTCCGGAATTTGCAGATCCATATCCCCCATAATTCCTTGGAACAGCATCACGGTTTGCTTATCTTCCGGCAAGGCAAGCGACAGGTCCAAATCGGCTTCCCCCAGCACATGCCATACGCTCATGCTGCGCATCACCCACGGCCGCTGATCCCAATCAAATTGAGAGGAAAAGTTTTGCTTCTGCAAAAAACCTTCCTTCGGTTGAATCTTCTTGGCTTTGATAAAAAATAATCCTAGTGACAAAAGCGCAATTCCCACTACCATCATAAAATGGTCAAGCAGCAGCAAAATAGCGCCGACAGCCAGAAATCGATAGCCTCTTTTGACATTGCCGCCCCGGATCGTATAAATTCCCATGAATAAAAATAGGAGCGCGACAATGGTGAAAAAGCCAACCCACTTGCCGACCAGCATAAGCAGGCCAACGCCAATGAGTATGAACGCAATGACGTGATTTCTTTTTTCCATGTCGCACCTCCTTATGTTGTTTACAGTCAGATTATCCGAAAGGTCGGAAAAGCCATATGATACGGGAACCGCACCAGTATGGCTTTTCTTCATTTCAGTCTTTATAGCATATCATATTGTCCAGCGTTGTGAATACTTATTCTTTTGTTTGTTTAGATACGCTGTTGCTCGAAGGATTGAGTTTGCTCTTGAGCGCATTCAGCTGCTCTTCAACCTTCAATTGCTTTTCAGCATCGACCGGGCTTGTAAGTGCGCTGGCCGAAGGACGATATGGGGCACGGAGTACATCAGCTTCCGCTTCCATTTGCATAATTTTTTCTTCCATGCGGTGGAAGCCAAGGGATGCGCTGCCGCTTTCAATCGTATGCAAGCTGTTGATTTGGGACATTTGCTTTTTGGCTTTGGCCATTTGAGCGCGAGTCACCAGTTCATTGCGTTTGTTGCGCATTTTGTAGAATTCGTCTTTCATGTCATGCAGCTGCTGCACCAGTTCCTTGGCTTGAGTTTCGGATTGCGCATGCAGATCGCGGTATTCGGTGATCTTTTGATCGAAGTAAATTTTCTCTTCCAAAAGCTTGCGGGCAACTTCCTCCTGACCGTTCTTGAGAGCCAGTTCGGCTTGAGCCTCGCGCTGTACGGACATTTTTTCAGCTTCATCGACACGCTGTTTCATGCGGCGTTCATTAGCCATTTGCTTCGCAACCGTAACCTCAGCTTCGTGAATTTCAGCCTCCATATCGCGGAGATACTGATTCAGCATGATGATTGGATCCTCTACTTTATCCAGCAATTCATTTACCGACGCCTTCGTCATATCTTTCAGTCTTTTAAATACTCCCATGTTTTACACTTCTCCCTTCTCGTAATTAGACAGTTTTTTCTTCAATTCATCGAGTTCTTTTTTCATGGCTTTCTTTTCGATATCTTCCATCATGGCATCCAGATTGGATGACTGGGAAGAGAATCCTCCGGATGGTCTGCTGCCAAAGGAAGGATCGTTATATGGACTTCTCGGATCATAGGACTGGCCGCTGTAGCCACCATTCCCACCGTTATAGCTGTTGTTATAGCCGTTGTTGCCTGGGCGTCCTCCATAATATCCGCCTGACCCGGGGCCATACGGATTATAAGGGGGCACCGGTTCTTTCGGGACCACTAGAGATGCGATGAAATAGATGAACAACGTCGTTCCGCCGGTGAAAAAGATCGAGATGATAAACAGTACCCGCAGCAGCGTTGAATCAATTCCGACCGCCTCTGACAGTCCGCCGCAAAGCCCTGTTGCTACCTTGTCTCGCGTCGAACGGTAGAGTTTGCTCATGGTGTTACTCCTTTCCGCTGTTGTTCAGCTTTTGCTTCAAACGGGCCATTTCCTTTTCTAGGACGCTAGAAACCGTTTCGCCGGCTTGTTCTAAGTATTGCTGACCCATGCGGCGCAGATCGCGCAAGCTTTGTGTTTCGAGCTCCCAATCGGATATCCGGTCTTCCAGGCGGTTAAACATCTTAGGTACATCCTGGACGCTTCCGTAATTCTCCATCCGTTGGTTCATGCGCTGCTGCAGCCGCAGTGTTTCCATACGTGCCACATAATATTGGCGCTTGTTGTAAACCGTTTGGTACTCCATTTTCAATTCATTCAGTTGACTTTCCAAATCAGCAAGCGAACCTTTGGTTGTATCCAGCAGTTCACTGTACTGCTGCAGCTTTTCCTCATAGATAATTTTCTCTTGCAGCGCCAGCTTGGCGAGATGATCCTCACCGGCTTTCAAAGCCAGCAGCGCCTGTTCTTCGCGCTTGTTTTTCATCATTTCCGCTTGATCGACTTGCTGCTTTAGCTGTCTCATATGAGCCGCAGACTGTTGTACAAGCTTCTCTGCTTCGACGATGTCATTCCGTGTGGTAGCCAGAAACTGATCGATCAGCCGTACCGGATCCTGACTTTGCTCCAAACGCTCATTCAAATTCGCTGCGGTGATATCCCGCACCCGACGAAAAACACTCATCTTGTGTAGTCCCTCCTTATTCGTTTTTTTCCTCATAGAAGTTATTTATGTTAGTAGGAATTGCGTTTTCCCTTCAGAAGGGAGATTCCGAAAATCACCAACGCTACGCCGAGCAGCGGTCCGATGAACCAGGACAATTTTGCCAGCAGGGACAATACGCCAAACGCGAGGATGATAGTCCCGATCAGTGTGCGGCCTCTGCGGATTCCGTAATAGCCAAGGACGATCATCAGAATCGGGAAGAGCAGGCCAATCACCTTGCCAAGCAGCGGGGCGAATAAACCAAAGAGCATCAGGCCTCCGACTACGATCAATACAATTGCTGTTCCGTTGTTGCGGTTATTCATGCATTTCTCACTTCCTTTCAGTGCATCAACCTTATGTCTTTATTTTAGGTGGTTCGGCCTTTTTCCAAAACAGACCGTGGACGGTTTTTCATCCTAGACCTTGGTCGGGGGACTTTTCAGACTTATGGTACCTGCTATCCTAGACCATGCAAGGCTAAGAACCAGAGGGCGCTTTGCATGCCATACCACAACTCCCTGGCGGGCCACGTTTGAATAAGGCGATAGATATGAACGCAATTCCTTGATGCTCCTATCCCTTTTAATGAAAAAAGCGCCGGAATCTCTTCCAACGCTTTGCTTGCAAGTACTCTGCACGGAGGCTGAATCTTTACATATTGGTTTGAGCTTGCTGCTCGGAAACAGTGGCGCTTTTCCCGTCATGCTTCACCAATAAGATCAATATTAATGCCAGGAGCATTCCTGCTGAAGCATAGATAAATAACGAACCGTATCCGAACTGATCGATGATAAGGCCAAGCAATGGCGGTGAGGCGACCGCAGCCAGCGATGACACCAAATAATACAAGCCGGTGCGCGTACCGATACTGGATTCACTGCCAATGGATACGACAAAGGGATAGGAGTTAATATTGATAAAAGCCCAGCACATTCCTCCCAGCGCAAGTAACATGCGAAGCAGCAGCAGACTTTCCGCCAGCGGAATGGCAGCAAAAATGAGGATCAATCCAATTACGCCGGTCATAATAATCCTTCTTTTGCCGTACCGATTGCCAAGCCAGCCGCTTGGGATAGCGAATATAACGAAAAACAGGGAGAAAAATGTGAGGGAGAAAGCCGAATCTTTTTCTGACAATCCCATATAGTGCTTGCCATATAAGGTGAACAGCGCCTCGACGCCTTGATACGATACAAACCAGAAAAAGATGGCTGCAAGCAGCAGCACCGTCGTACGATCCAATTCCCCTCTCAGCTTGATTCTTGGCTGCTTTTCTGCGGAAACCGGGATGATGACATCCCTTTTCTCTTTAATCGAGCGAACGACTATAAATAATGAAATCAGCGTGATGACAGCCGCCGCTAGAAAAGGAAACGACGGATTGGCATTATACAATATGGAGCCCAACCCGAAGGCTAAAATGCCGCCAATGCCGCCCATAAAGTTGATAATCCCGTTCGCTTTGGTACGTCTGCTATCCGGGGTAATATCAGGCATCAAGGCAATCGTAGGCGATCTGTAGACGCTCATGGCCAAGTTCATCAGCATCATAAAAAGAACAAGCGTAATAAAACTTGTGTGAAAAGGAATCAACATCACAAACAGTGCCGCGAGCGGCATTCCAAACATCAGATAAGGCATCCTGCGGCCAAAGCGGGTATTGGTTTTATCACTGAGGTTGCCGATCCACGGCTGTAGAAACAGGGCAAAATAATTATCAATTGTCATCATGAAACCTATCAATGAAGCACGCTGCAGATATGTATCCAGAAAAAAAGGAACAA
Encoded proteins:
- a CDS encoding TrmH family RNA methyltransferase — encoded protein: MDILSPQNPRAKEWAQLLEKKHRDKQQKYMIEGIHLVQEALRFGADLECIAFDVERGVPAELASMMDKNSRAEWIGVSAAVIAKCTDTKTPQPVFAVVRKHSADISGLLQKKNSLVIVLDGVQDPGNVGTIIRSADAAGADGVIIGRGSADIYNPKTIRSTMGSIFHLPVVEGDLLRLLPQAKESGVRIVSTSLQATSTCYGYDFTGPSWLLVGNEAKGVSPEAQKLVDDALIIPMKGQAESLNVAMASTVMLFEAMRQREFR
- a CDS encoding potassium channel family protein, with amino-acid sequence MAKKQYAVIGMGRFGFSVANALSEMGFDVLAIDSNEQRTQAVSNIVTHAVSADCTDEEALRALGIRNFDVVVVAIGEDIQSSILTTLILKDIGVGTIIVKAQNELHGKVLNKIGADKVIYPERDMGMRVAHHLVSPNILDYIEISDDYSILEMKASEEMVGKNLRELDVRARFGCNVMAIKQGAKMNISPSPDDHLEEGDILVIVGQKNDLTKLELAYPK
- the sspI gene encoding small acid-soluble spore protein SspI, translated to MSITLDLRQAVIHKVHDSNEADLRSMIEGSVDGPEQALPGLGVIFEMIWKNIDTKQQDNLIHIANEHLKTITPGSLT
- a CDS encoding peptide chain release factor 3; translated protein: MSKAIDQALQQEVDKRRTFAIISHPDAGKTTLTEKLLLFGGAIRLAGTVKARKASKHATSDWMEIEKQRGISVTSSVMQFDYMGHRINILDTPGHQDFSEDTYRTLTAADSAVMLIDVAKGVEAQTIKLFQVCAKRGIPIFTFINKLDREGRNPFELMEELEQVLGIRSVPMNWPIGSGRDLCGVYDRMKNQVELFQGNDHSTIQVQKVEDYNDPIIREMAGEYLHDQLAQDLELLDVAGDPFDLEKVLKGELTPVFFGSAINNFGVQTFLENFLQLAPKPQPRSSTAGLIEPSNEKFSGYIFKIQANMNPAHRDRIAFMRIVSGKFQRGMTVKHVRNGKDIKLSQPQQFLAQDRDIVEEAYPGDIIGLFDPGIFRIGDSLNQGGEVVFDELPTFSPELFAKVTVKNALKHKQYQKGIDQLTEEGTIQVFQTVSFEDTILGVVGQLQFEVFEYRMKGEYGVDVQLQRMPYQFARWIIDKDIDPSKFRINSTLVKDKKGNYVVLFENEYAMRTAMEKNPNAQFLDTAP
- the zwf gene encoding glucose-6-phosphate dehydrogenase, which encodes MAENQNLEMLQTPGAVFFIFGATGDLARRKLFPAIYSLYREGKLAEDFAVIGVARRPRTQEEFRSDIFNSIQEFCRYKTEDNEDFRSFAQHFEYKSLDINNVDGFRELNEQTMVLEERYHIPGNRIFYLALAPELFGSVSFNLQKGGMLDSAGWKRLVIEKPFGYDLKSAEELNEQIRQVFKEEEIYRIDHYLGKEMVQNIEVIRFANAFFEPLWNNKHIANVQITLGETVGVEERGGYYDHAGALRDMGQNHMLQMLTMIAMEPPSRLLPEDIRDEKVKVLRSLRPYAGAEEVGRNVVRGQYVQGSSRGKDLPAYREEDKVDPNSNTETYFMARVFVDNFRWAGVPFYIRTGKRLPVKTTEVVVEFKGMPNNVYLGQKHKLEPNLLVIRVNPMEGIYVKINAKKPGSESEIEPLAMDFCQSCMVGINSPEAYERLLHDAARGDSTYFTRWDEVATAWSFVDRIAEAWKQDPEGPRPYPAGSWGPEEADRLLAEDGFHWWPVNGQDEDDVVWQVNE
- a CDS encoding YwmB family TATA-box binding protein gives rise to the protein MRTVAKWVCLGVIGTAVLGLMFGVFWNKITTAEAKANQNELGTLLDLGHRMVDQPLQVVVKWQGSWEGSGTEGAEAAARKLGRSLQLAPVQALTEHGHVTYRVIDEKNDINIRLNWQEISRNHSYVVMQLEAGSPQQWDKLSDLQEQYGKKMRDAGIKAEWNASLQGMVNDSASVVDTMNRIEGNLIDTLNATPQDTYEDATTVSNSYQVPSLTSRVRSGGDWLSMQVAVHEDSLSGSNRVTIGLPVITIEY
- a CDS encoding response regulator; translation: MEKPEIKVLLVDDHEMVRIGLAAVLGTEEGIEVVGEAGSGEEGIRLAEEYKPDVVLMDLVMEGMDGIEATRQLLKLYPDCKVIVLTSYLDDEKMYPVIEAGAFSYLLKTSRASEIAEAIRAAARGQSVLESQVASKMMNRFRHAETEAPAHKELTEREMDVLRLLAQGKSNQEIADDLIIGIKTVKFHVTNILAKLGVDDRTQAAIYAYKNGLAE